One genomic segment of Candidatus Angelobacter sp. includes these proteins:
- a CDS encoding DUF1549 domain-containing protein, whose product MKLWVRNAVFLVLCLAVTALVVGRILKPQPFAGPKSFNAADFEDVGFKRVVDRVDQAFAEAWKVAGVEPVRGAPDLTVARRLSLALTGTIPSLEEIRAFEAHPTEQRLQWWLSHLFEDRRCNDYLAERFARVLVGVEDGPFIVYRRHRLVSWLSDQLSRNRPYDELVRDLISSEGIWTTKPEVNFITVTVDQNNKEEGPDERKLAARVSRAFLGVRIDCVQCHNDMLGGRWKQQDFHQLAAFFARAEMSMTGVRDNPNKEYEYRYLGKSDKEIVPPKVPFNANLLPADGPLRQRLAAWVTHQDNRPFAREIVNRASALLFNRPLHKPIDQISLEGPFPPAMEILADDLIAHKFDLQRLIRVMVATRVFQLDSRSTDPGHPVTPGQEAQFASFPLTRLRPEQVAGSVLQSAKLKTIDADSHVLVRIVRFFEQNDFLKRYGDIGEDEFDQFGGTIPQRLVMMNGKLIHERTKEDLAMNSATRIGALAPDNQTAVETAYLATLTRRPTPEELGYFVGRLRDAVNLKRPQLMEDLFWTLINSTEFSWNH is encoded by the coding sequence ATGAAGCTCTGGGTTCGCAACGCGGTTTTTCTGGTCTTATGCCTGGCGGTCACCGCTTTGGTGGTTGGCCGCATCCTCAAGCCGCAGCCATTTGCCGGGCCGAAGTCATTCAATGCGGCGGACTTTGAGGACGTTGGATTCAAGCGGGTCGTTGACCGGGTGGATCAGGCATTCGCCGAGGCCTGGAAGGTTGCGGGCGTGGAACCGGTCCGCGGCGCTCCTGATCTCACTGTCGCCCGCCGGCTCTCGCTGGCTTTGACAGGCACCATCCCGTCACTGGAGGAAATTCGCGCCTTCGAGGCGCACCCGACGGAACAGCGACTTCAGTGGTGGCTCTCGCACCTTTTCGAAGACCGGCGCTGCAACGACTATCTGGCTGAGCGGTTCGCACGCGTCCTGGTTGGTGTCGAGGATGGGCCATTCATTGTTTATCGACGTCATCGCCTCGTAAGCTGGCTGAGCGATCAGCTTTCGCGAAATCGGCCCTACGACGAACTCGTTCGTGATTTGATCTCGTCCGAAGGCATCTGGACCACGAAGCCCGAGGTGAATTTTATCACGGTCACCGTCGATCAAAACAACAAAGAGGAAGGACCGGATGAACGGAAGCTGGCCGCGCGGGTGTCACGCGCTTTTCTCGGCGTTCGCATCGATTGCGTCCAATGCCACAACGACATGCTCGGCGGCCGCTGGAAACAGCAGGATTTCCACCAGCTCGCCGCGTTCTTTGCGCGCGCAGAGATGTCGATGACCGGTGTGCGCGACAACCCGAACAAGGAATACGAATACCGTTACCTCGGCAAATCGGACAAGGAGATCGTGCCGCCGAAGGTGCCCTTTAATGCAAACCTGCTGCCTGCCGATGGTCCATTGCGCCAACGCCTCGCCGCCTGGGTCACACATCAGGACAACCGGCCGTTCGCCCGCGAGATTGTGAACCGCGCTTCCGCGCTGCTATTCAATCGACCGTTGCACAAGCCGATTGACCAGATCAGCCTCGAAGGCCCATTCCCGCCTGCGATGGAAATTCTCGCTGACGATTTGATCGCGCACAAATTTGATTTGCAGCGGTTGATTCGGGTCATGGTCGCGACGCGTGTGTTTCAGCTCGACAGCCGCTCCACCGATCCCGGCCATCCCGTAACGCCCGGGCAAGAGGCTCAATTCGCCTCGTTTCCGCTCACGCGCCTGCGGCCGGAGCAGGTCGCCGGAAGCGTCCTCCAATCCGCCAAATTGAAAACCATCGATGCCGATTCGCACGTATTGGTGCGGATAGTGCGGTTTTTCGAGCAGAACGACTTCTTGAAGCGATACGGTGATATTGGCGAAGATGAGTTCGACCAGTTTGGCGGTACGATTCCCCAGCGACTGGTGATGATGAACGGGAAGCTGATCCATGAGCGGACGAAGGAAGATCTCGCCATGAACTCCGCCACGCGCATTGGCGCATTGGCGCCGGACAACCAGACCGCCGTCGAGACGGCCTACCTGGCCACGCTCACGCGGCGTCCCACTCCGGAGGAACTCGGGTATTTTGTCGGAAGATTAAGGGATGCCGTGAATCTCAAACGCCCCCAGTTGATGGAGGACCTTTTCTGGACGTTGATCAACTCAACCGAGTTTTCGTGGAATCACTGA